From a region of the Deltaproteobacteria bacterium genome:
- a CDS encoding RidA family protein has product MEKQFLNPPTIATPRGYTHVVTATQGKMVFISGQVAFNQKGELVGKGDLRAQTQQVYENLKNGLAAAGATTADVVKLNTYVVDFKPADLAAIREVRSQYFPFDNMPASTLVGVQALAFEGLLIEVEAIAMVKD; this is encoded by the coding sequence ATGGAAAAGCAATTTCTCAATCCGCCCACTATCGCCACGCCACGTGGCTACACCCATGTCGTCACCGCGACGCAAGGGAAGATGGTGTTTATCTCCGGCCAAGTCGCCTTTAATCAAAAAGGCGAGCTCGTCGGGAAGGGCGACCTGCGGGCGCAGACCCAGCAGGTGTACGAGAATCTCAAGAACGGTCTCGCTGCCGCCGGAGCGACGACCGCCGATGTGGTGAAGCTCAACACCTATGTCGTGGACTTCAAGCCAGCCGATCTTGCGGCGATCCGCGAAGTGCGTTCGCAATACTTCCCCTTCGACAATATGCCCGCGAGTACGCTGGTTGGCGTCCAAGCGTTAGCGTTCGAGGGCTTGCTGATCGAGGTGGAAGCCATTGCGATGGTGAAAGACTAA
- a CDS encoding methyltransferase domain-containing protein yields the protein MAAELRAIDPVKVKAGGERIFGYLKGMGVSAMIYLGDKLGLYRAMNGAGPLTSTELASKAGLHERWVREWIRGQAASGLIDYRGEDRFELSPEIALFLADEDSPKLAVGIFSDLPQRMTVVEQLPESFRTGLGLPYDARGAEGARGIERVFGNWYRFTLVSQVLPKLEGITDKLHAGAKAADIGCGAGLALVEMAKAFPQSQFHGYDISQHALARAEENKARAGLKNLTFHDVKVDGLTADESFDFITTFDCIHDMTHPFEMIRTIRQALRSDGTWFIADIKSLPTFEENLEKNPMTSLLYAFSVMGCMSSALSAPGGAGLGTLGFNEAVARKVTAEAGFSRFTRHDFENPLNAYYEVRI from the coding sequence ATGGCGGCAGAACTGCGGGCGATAGACCCGGTGAAAGTCAAAGCCGGTGGAGAGCGCATCTTCGGTTATCTCAAGGGCATGGGTGTGTCGGCGATGATTTATCTCGGTGATAAACTTGGGCTCTATCGAGCGATGAACGGTGCCGGGCCGTTGACGAGTACGGAACTCGCGAGCAAAGCCGGCTTGCATGAGCGGTGGGTGCGCGAATGGATTCGTGGTCAAGCCGCCTCCGGTTTGATCGACTATAGAGGCGAGGATCGGTTCGAGTTGTCTCCGGAGATCGCTCTTTTCCTGGCGGATGAGGATAGCCCGAAACTCGCCGTGGGCATTTTTAGCGACCTGCCTCAACGCATGACAGTGGTCGAGCAGTTACCCGAATCGTTCCGAACCGGTCTCGGTCTCCCTTATGACGCTCGTGGGGCCGAAGGTGCGCGCGGCATCGAGCGCGTGTTTGGCAATTGGTATCGTTTCACCTTAGTCTCGCAAGTCTTGCCCAAACTTGAGGGGATAACCGACAAGCTGCACGCCGGTGCAAAGGCGGCGGATATCGGCTGTGGGGCCGGGTTGGCGCTGGTTGAGATGGCCAAGGCTTTTCCGCAGTCGCAATTTCATGGCTACGACATTTCTCAGCATGCTCTTGCCCGAGCGGAGGAAAATAAGGCGCGCGCTGGGCTGAAGAACCTGACGTTTCACGATGTGAAAGTAGATGGACTGACTGCAGACGAGAGTTTCGACTTCATCACGACCTTCGATTGCATTCACGACATGACCCACCCCTTCGAAATGATCCGCACGATTCGGCAGGCGCTGAGGTCAGATGGGACGTGGTTCATTGCCGACATTAAGAGCCTCCCGACCTTCGAGGAGAATCTGGAAAAGAACCCGATGACCTCATTGCTGTACGCGTTCTCTGTGATGGGGTGCATGTCGTCGGCACTGTCAGCGCCTGGCGGGGCAGGTCTCGGTACGCTCGGGTTTAATGAGGCCGTGGCCCGGAAAGTGACCGCCGAAGCTGGGTTCTCTCGATTCACTCGTCATGATTTCGAGAATCCCTTGAATGCCTACTACGAGGTGCGGATTTAG
- a CDS encoding CoA transferase, translating to MKQRPLEGVRIADLTWLLAGAGGPRLLASLGAEIIRIEWRDRLDFLRYMGPFAPAQNEAVAKAGALDLSGLSKDSVKNVNRSGVFNDINAGKKGISLNMAHPKGRELFKRLVAVSDVVVEAFTAETMRKWGLGYDTLKSIKSDIIYMQQPGWGYKGPYVKFASYGPIAQAVSGLTEQSGLPAPHPPAGWGFSYMDWSGAYYCAISMLCAIYYKKRTGKGQYLDCSQVEPGIYMTGSAVLDHLVNGRSYQRSGNRSPYKLAAPHGAYRCVGEDRWIAIAVTNDEEWRALVREMGTPSWTQQEKFATLAARIINQDELDQCVSAWTSDKEPFALQERLQKAGVPAGVCQTAQDRVERDPQLKHLRWLIPLVHSEIGEWPVKDVPFHFTNGTVNQGGPTERAAPCYGEDNDYVYDELLKLTKQERLELEKEGVI from the coding sequence ATGAAGCAGAGACCATTAGAAGGTGTTCGTATCGCCGATTTAACCTGGCTGCTCGCCGGTGCTGGTGGCCCGCGCTTGCTCGCTAGCTTAGGCGCGGAAATCATCCGTATCGAGTGGCGTGACCGTCTCGATTTCCTCCGCTATATGGGGCCTTTTGCTCCAGCGCAAAATGAAGCGGTGGCAAAAGCCGGAGCGCTGGATCTGAGCGGTTTGAGCAAGGATAGCGTGAAGAATGTCAACCGTAGCGGTGTCTTTAATGACATCAATGCTGGGAAAAAGGGTATCAGCCTCAATATGGCCCACCCCAAAGGACGCGAGTTATTCAAGCGCCTGGTGGCGGTGAGCGATGTCGTGGTCGAGGCCTTTACTGCCGAAACCATGCGCAAATGGGGCCTTGGTTACGATACCCTCAAGTCGATCAAGTCGGACATTATTTACATGCAGCAGCCGGGGTGGGGATATAAAGGCCCGTATGTCAAATTCGCCTCGTATGGACCGATTGCCCAGGCGGTGAGCGGACTCACGGAACAGTCCGGTTTGCCGGCACCGCATCCACCCGCTGGGTGGGGGTTTTCATACATGGACTGGAGCGGGGCGTACTATTGCGCAATCTCCATGCTGTGTGCGATCTATTACAAGAAGCGCACCGGAAAAGGCCAATACCTCGACTGCTCGCAAGTGGAACCTGGCATCTACATGACAGGCTCTGCCGTGCTGGATCATCTCGTGAATGGTCGGTCCTACCAACGCTCGGGGAATCGCTCGCCGTACAAACTGGCTGCTCCTCATGGTGCGTATCGCTGTGTTGGCGAGGACCGTTGGATCGCCATTGCGGTGACAAACGACGAGGAATGGCGAGCCCTCGTGCGTGAGATGGGCACCCCAAGTTGGACGCAACAGGAGAAATTCGCCACGCTTGCTGCGCGCATTATCAATCAAGACGAGCTGGACCAATGCGTGAGCGCATGGACAAGCGATAAAGAACCGTTCGCCTTGCAAGAACGATTGCAGAAAGCCGGCGTTCCGGCGGGAGTCTGCCAAACCGCGCAGGATCGGGTGGAGCGCGATCCGCAGCTCAAACATCTGCGCTGGCTCATTCCACTGGTGCACAGCGAGATCGGCGAATGGCCGGTGAAGGACGTGCCTTTTCATTTTACCAATGGCACGGTGAATCAGGGCGGACCAACCGAGCGTGCCGCTCCTTGCTACGGTGAAGATAACGATTACGTGTACGACGAACTGTTGAAGCTCACCAAGCAGGAAAGATTGGAGTTGGAGAAAGAAGGTGTAATTTAG
- a CDS encoding CoA transferase, translating to MQGFLFDVKVLELADEKGEFCGKLLAGAGADVIKVEPPGGNSTRSLGPFYQDEPHADRSLYFWHYNFGKRGVTLDIRSTEGTEVLKKMIAQSDVLLDSLPLDTLAKLGLDWPTLQQLNPRLIYVVLTPFGRSGPWRDYKANDLVHLALGGQMMCCGYNPKEDGSYDTPPIAPQMWHAYHIAGNQAFLATVGALIGRETTGQGEMIDVPIHQAVSVCTEIDVPYWIYNQTACYRQTGRHAQPAVGPEVQFPTKDGRYSIILANPFPGGYETVVKFFDEKGQAGDLTNEKYQDPNNRKGLAFALHFSDVQADCVAAFDMEEIWRGGQNLGIPWAPIRTPEENLQDKQWQARATFTEVEHPELGQRFSYIGAPMLPNEVTWRQGPRAPLVGEHNEDVYEQLGISQDELANLRGRRIV from the coding sequence ATGCAGGGCTTCTTATTTGACGTAAAAGTCCTCGAACTTGCCGACGAGAAAGGCGAGTTCTGCGGTAAACTGCTTGCTGGGGCAGGGGCCGATGTGATCAAAGTCGAGCCGCCCGGCGGCAATTCCACTCGTTCCCTCGGTCCTTTCTATCAAGACGAACCCCATGCTGACCGCAGTTTGTACTTTTGGCACTACAACTTCGGCAAGCGCGGCGTGACGCTCGACATTCGGTCCACTGAAGGGACTGAAGTACTCAAGAAGATGATCGCCCAGAGCGACGTGCTGCTGGACTCTCTGCCGCTCGATACCCTGGCGAAACTTGGGTTGGACTGGCCGACTCTTCAGCAACTCAATCCGCGCTTGATCTACGTCGTGTTGACGCCCTTTGGCCGCAGTGGTCCGTGGCGTGACTACAAAGCCAACGACCTAGTGCATCTGGCACTGGGCGGACAGATGATGTGCTGCGGATATAACCCGAAAGAAGACGGTTCCTACGACACGCCGCCGATTGCGCCACAGATGTGGCATGCTTATCACATCGCCGGAAATCAGGCGTTTCTCGCCACGGTCGGCGCCTTGATCGGTCGCGAGACGACGGGACAGGGCGAGATGATCGACGTGCCGATTCATCAAGCCGTGAGTGTGTGCACGGAAATCGACGTGCCCTATTGGATCTACAACCAGACGGCCTGCTACCGCCAGACCGGGCGTCATGCCCAACCGGCAGTAGGGCCGGAAGTGCAGTTCCCTACTAAAGACGGTCGCTACTCGATTATCCTGGCGAATCCCTTTCCCGGTGGCTACGAGACGGTAGTGAAATTCTTCGACGAAAAAGGGCAAGCCGGGGATTTGACGAACGAAAAGTATCAGGACCCTAATAATCGCAAAGGTCTCGCCTTCGCGCTGCATTTCTCCGATGTCCAGGCTGACTGCGTTGCCGCCTTCGATATGGAAGAAATTTGGCGAGGCGGGCAGAACCTCGGCATTCCCTGGGCGCCGATCCGTACTCCCGAAGAGAACCTGCAAGACAAGCAGTGGCAGGCGCGGGCCACTTTTACAGAAGTGGAACATCCCGAATTGGGTCAACGCTTCTCTTACATTGGCGCGCCGATGCTGCCCAATGAAGTCACGTGGCGGCAAGGGCCGCGTGCGCCGCTGGTCGGCGAGCATAATGAAGACGTATATGAGCAGTTGGGGATATCGCAGGATGAGCTGGCGAACCTCCGGGGTCGGAGAATCGTGTAG
- a CDS encoding amidohydrolase family protein: MSYDLLIKNGTVVDGTGAPQYRADVAVLNGKIAEIGKITEGAKTVVDASDLIVAPGFIDPHTHYDAQICWDPLITSSSWHGVTSLVMGNCGVGIAPCKPDVHEVAAWDLVNVEAIPFDVLAKGIKWEWETFPEYMNAAERRGCGINLGFMAPLTPFRHFVMGEESMERAATAQETAQIKALIKEAVATGAFGWSTTNVAQHIGYKGRPIACRNASRDELKAYANALKELGKGSMELALSNSVSLVDESEYALLDMLLTESGRPVTWLALLNRDDMPEACQNTLRATAPLIKKGAVAQVTCRPLIIQIDLKSPFIFANLPCWTPAFQKPVEEQKRFYRDANFRAGFRKEMEAPKVFGGKWERCVVHEVGNPAMKPLLGKSVAQIARERGKDTLDTFLDLAIEDDLNLLYTYELFNADEDRIPELITDPRVMVGLSDGGAHVDMLCDAGYCTYMLGTWVRERQVMTLEHAVKRLTSEPAGFYGITQRGTIKKGMAADFAVFDLKTVGSKKRGDMVNDLPGGGKRLIMPAQGVQYTIVNGSVLYNGGKHTGAMPGQVLRSGQA, encoded by the coding sequence ATGTCTTACGATCTACTCATTAAAAACGGTACGGTAGTGGACGGGACAGGCGCGCCGCAATATCGCGCGGATGTCGCCGTGCTCAATGGCAAAATTGCCGAGATCGGCAAAATCACCGAAGGGGCGAAGACGGTGGTCGATGCCTCGGATTTGATTGTCGCGCCAGGGTTCATCGATCCTCACACGCACTACGACGCGCAGATTTGCTGGGACCCTCTGATTACTTCCTCCTCGTGGCATGGGGTGACGAGCCTGGTGATGGGCAACTGCGGCGTCGGCATTGCCCCATGCAAACCCGATGTTCATGAAGTCGCGGCCTGGGACTTGGTCAACGTCGAAGCGATTCCTTTCGATGTCCTGGCGAAAGGCATCAAATGGGAATGGGAGACTTTTCCTGAGTACATGAATGCGGCAGAGAGGCGCGGGTGCGGCATCAACCTCGGCTTCATGGCACCGCTCACGCCATTTCGCCATTTCGTGATGGGTGAGGAGTCCATGGAGCGAGCGGCGACGGCGCAGGAAACCGCGCAGATCAAAGCGTTGATTAAAGAAGCCGTGGCTACTGGCGCGTTTGGCTGGTCCACGACCAACGTTGCGCAACACATCGGCTACAAAGGCCGTCCGATCGCTTGCCGCAATGCTAGCCGGGACGAGCTGAAAGCCTATGCGAATGCCCTGAAAGAATTGGGCAAAGGCAGTATGGAATTGGCGCTCTCGAACTCGGTGTCTCTTGTCGATGAGAGTGAATATGCCCTACTGGATATGCTGCTGACCGAGAGTGGTCGGCCTGTCACGTGGTTGGCGTTGCTCAATCGCGACGACATGCCGGAGGCCTGTCAAAACACGTTACGTGCGACCGCACCCCTCATTAAAAAAGGGGCGGTGGCGCAAGTGACCTGTCGGCCGTTGATCATCCAGATCGATCTGAAGAGTCCCTTTATCTTTGCGAACCTGCCGTGCTGGACGCCGGCGTTCCAGAAGCCGGTGGAGGAGCAAAAGCGATTCTATCGGGATGCCAATTTCCGTGCGGGCTTCCGCAAGGAAATGGAAGCCCCGAAAGTGTTCGGCGGCAAATGGGAACGGTGCGTCGTGCATGAGGTGGGAAACCCGGCCATGAAGCCGTTGCTCGGAAAGTCCGTGGCCCAGATTGCCAGGGAGCGTGGCAAAGACACCCTCGATACGTTCCTGGACCTAGCCATCGAAGATGACCTCAATCTGCTCTACACTTACGAGTTGTTCAACGCCGACGAAGATCGCATCCCTGAACTCATTACCGACCCACGCGTGATGGTTGGACTGTCGGACGGTGGCGCTCATGTCGATATGCTGTGCGATGCTGGCTACTGCACGTACATGCTGGGCACCTGGGTGCGCGAGCGGCAAGTGATGACACTAGAGCATGCGGTGAAACGGCTTACGTCGGAACCGGCGGGGTTCTATGGCATCACCCAACGCGGCACGATCAAGAAAGGTATGGCGGCCGACTTCGCAGTCTTCGATCTCAAGACGGTTGGCTCCAAGAAGCGTGGAGACATGGTAAACGACCTGCCCGGCGGTGGCAAGCGGCTGATCATGCCCGCGCAAGGCGTGCAATACACGATCGTGAACGGCTCGGTGCTGTATAACGGTGGCAAACATACCGGAGCGATGCCGGGCCAAGTGCTGCGCTCGGGGCAAGCGTAG
- a CDS encoding VOC family protein, producing the protein MLQKLFHVNVCVRDMERSIRFYEGIGFNKVSDFTLDDPSVGDALGLKANKLRGVFMRLGNDPNSPVLDLVQFLDPPTQGQPYPTLNNVGICRIAFTVDDIDKTYEELKAKKVEFVAPLKKIDGPGGAKIGVVCFKDPDGTILELISGM; encoded by the coding sequence ATGCTGCAAAAGCTTTTTCACGTCAACGTTTGCGTGCGCGATATGGAACGGTCGATTCGTTTTTACGAGGGAATCGGCTTCAATAAAGTGAGTGACTTTACCCTGGACGATCCGAGCGTCGGCGACGCATTAGGCTTAAAGGCGAACAAGCTGCGCGGGGTGTTCATGCGCTTGGGGAACGATCCCAACTCGCCAGTCTTGGACCTCGTGCAATTTTTAGATCCACCGACCCAAGGGCAACCCTATCCGACGCTGAACAATGTCGGTATCTGCCGCATTGCGTTTACGGTCGACGACATCGACAAGACTTATGAAGAACTGAAGGCAAAGAAAGTCGAGTTCGTGGCCCCGCTTAAGAAGATCGATGGTCCGGGCGGTGCGAAAATCGGGGTGGTGTGCTTCAAGGACCCGGACGGTACGATCCTTGAACTGATTAGTGGGATGTAA